A stretch of the Porifericola rhodea genome encodes the following:
- a CDS encoding Gfo/Idh/MocA family protein, with amino-acid sequence MKKPLKLFSSRRKFVKRFSQGVGSSLLLPSGLALSQWSCATKSQQGEQSQEQTETPAKKDRLGVALVGLGSYSTGQLAPALQQTEKCYLAGIVTGTPSKAEEWKKNYNIPEANIYNYDNYDELANNPDIDIIYVVLPNSMHAEYTIRAAQAGKHVITEKPMATSVEDCERMIAACKENNVELGVGYRLHYEPYNQEMMRLGQEEVFGPVKSLETGFAFNIGDPTQWRLDKELAGGGALMDVGIYTIQGACYTLGEQPVSLVAQEFNSGNEKFKEVHETIEFSMNFPSGLTSKHETSYSKSYNYLKAEAENGWFQLDRAYDYGPLSGKTSEGEMDFPQIREQAVHMDAFADSVMNGTTFKAPGEMGLRDMCIIEAIYKSIENGNTEVDIDYRS; translated from the coding sequence ATGAAGAAACCACTTAAGCTATTCAGCAGTCGCAGAAAATTTGTTAAAAGATTTAGTCAGGGCGTAGGGAGTAGCCTTCTTTTACCTTCAGGGCTGGCTCTTAGCCAATGGTCTTGTGCTACCAAATCTCAGCAGGGAGAACAGTCTCAGGAACAAACGGAAACGCCGGCAAAGAAAGACCGATTGGGAGTCGCGCTGGTAGGCCTTGGTAGCTACAGTACAGGACAGCTGGCCCCAGCATTGCAACAGACAGAAAAATGCTATCTAGCTGGTATAGTTACAGGAACACCCTCCAAGGCAGAAGAATGGAAAAAGAACTATAACATTCCTGAAGCCAACATCTATAATTACGATAACTATGATGAGCTGGCTAACAATCCTGATATAGATATTATCTATGTGGTGCTCCCCAACTCTATGCATGCCGAATATACTATAAGAGCTGCGCAAGCCGGTAAGCATGTTATTACCGAAAAACCTATGGCAACCTCGGTAGAAGATTGTGAGCGAATGATTGCCGCATGTAAAGAAAACAATGTAGAGCTGGGGGTAGGTTATCGCCTTCATTATGAACCCTACAACCAGGAAATGATGCGTCTGGGGCAGGAAGAGGTATTTGGCCCTGTAAAATCTTTAGAAACTGGCTTCGCCTTCAATATTGGTGACCCTACACAGTGGAGGCTAGACAAAGAACTTGCCGGGGGTGGCGCTCTAATGGATGTAGGCATTTATACCATACAGGGTGCTTGCTATACATTAGGAGAACAACCGGTTTCTCTTGTTGCCCAAGAATTTAATTCAGGCAACGAAAAATTTAAAGAAGTACATGAGACAATAGAATTTAGCATGAATTTTCCGAGTGGACTTACCTCCAAGCATGAAACCAGCTATAGCAAAAGCTACAATTATCTGAAAGCTGAAGCAGAAAATGGATGGTTTCAGCTAGATAGAGCTTATGATTATGGGCCGCTTTCCGGTAAAACCAGTGAGGGCGAAATGGATTTCCCTCAAATACGCGAGCAGGCCGTACATATGGATGCTTTTGCAGATTCAGTAATGAATGGAACAACCTTTAAAGCTCCTGGCGAAATGGGGCTTAGAGATATGTGTATTATTGAGGCTATCTATAAGTCTATAGAAAATGGTAATACCGAGGTAGACATTGACTACCGAAGCTAA
- a CDS encoding RNA polymerase sigma factor: MDAISITTLADRRNIEIERTVLKERGRLLNFIRQRVPDRDDAEDILQDVFFQFTQAYRTIESIERVTGWLFRVTRNKIADLYRKKKPEAFSQMRRARDAEDEDAMGLEELLPQMNIDPEDSMMRNVIWEALENALAEMPEAQREVFVMHEFEDISFREMSEQTGESINTLLSRKRYAVQFLRKHLEDIYNDL, from the coding sequence ATGGACGCAATATCAATTACAACATTAGCCGATAGGCGAAATATAGAAATTGAGCGTACTGTGCTTAAAGAGCGCGGGCGCCTGCTCAACTTTATTCGACAGCGTGTGCCAGACCGTGACGATGCTGAAGACATTCTTCAGGATGTGTTTTTCCAGTTTACTCAGGCTTATCGTACCATAGAGTCTATTGAAAGAGTAACGGGCTGGCTGTTTCGGGTAACCCGCAACAAAATCGCAGACTTGTACCGTAAGAAAAAACCCGAAGCATTTAGCCAGATGCGCCGTGCTCGCGACGCAGAAGATGAGGACGCTATGGGTCTGGAGGAATTACTCCCCCAAATGAACATAGACCCTGAGGATAGTATGATGCGTAATGTAATCTGGGAAGCGCTGGAAAACGCTCTGGCCGAAATGCCAGAAGCTCAGCGTGAGGTATTTGTGATGCATGAGTTTGAAGACATCAGTTTTCGCGAAATGTCGGAGCAAACCGGAGAATCTATTAACACCTTGCTATCGCGTAAGCGTTATGCTGTACAGTTTTTAAGAAAGCATTTAGAAGATATTTATAACGACCTATAG